CGTTGATGCTATTCACTTAACTATGTCGAATCGTCAGCAAATCCAAACGTGGCGTAAGTCTCGTCGTCTGATGGCGTATTCAACAGTGGGAACACCGGACTATATCGCACCAGAAATTTTCCTATACCAGGGTTATGGTCAAGAATGCGATTGGTGGTCTCTGGGAGCGATCATGTACGAGTGTTTAATCGGTTGGCCACCATTTTGCTCAGAAACTCCACAAGAAACGTACCGCAAGATCATGAATTTCGAGCAAACGTTACAATTCCCAGATGACATCCACATCTCGTATGAAGCAGAAGATCTGATACGAAGATTACTCACACACGCCGACCAACGGTTGGGTAGACATGGTGGAGCCGACGAGTTAAAGAGCCATCCATTCTTCCGCGGTGTCGATTGGAATACAATTCGTCACGTAGAGGCGCCATATATTCCAAAGCTAAGCTCAATTACAGACACAAGATTTTTCCCAACAGATGAGTTGGAGAACGTACCGGATTCTCCAGCAATGGCACAGGCTGCTAAACAACGTGAACAAATGATCCAACAAGGTGCAAACCCCGGTGGAGCGCCAGCCAAAGAGGACTTACCTTTCATTGGATACACTTACTCGCGGTTCGATTACCTCACACGTAAAAATGCTTTATAAGAATAGAAGTATGTAGATACAGCTGATTCCCAACGTCTCATTGAATATCAACGGCGGGCGCCCAGCAACGATCATTTTTACTCTACACTGACAAGCATTGTGGCACACAGGGTGGAGATCCCCACTTGCCATAGATAATACTTGCAATCGTGATAAATATTGATGTTGATTCTTTAAAGTGAACATATTTAAAAGTGAAAGTGATTGAaggttttcttccttttaTATGGCGCTTGTCGTGAAGAGCTATAAGATTTACTCTATGATGAACTTTGGCAAAATTAGGGCATCGGCAATACGCATTCGAGTTCGAATAAAGGATGATTGGAACCTGTCGCAATGCAAGACGTAACGGTAGAACTTATTATTTGAGCGCACTTCAGCAGTAAAATAAAACGTAGTCGAAACGCATTTAATTTTGCTTGTTTAATTAGTAACGCTTCCAGCTTTGAAGTACGAATTTACTCTTGGGTTAAGCTTTATTGAATCCACTGTGAAAGACATTATGATCAAATACATAATATCGAATCAGCTAGTAGTTCGCATCACAAATTTTCGCTTAAGAATTAAGTCTCTGACCTAGCACGAAGGCCTTGCTAATTCGGGAGGTTCTACGAATAATGTAATCTGTAATAAGAGAGCTAAGCTACAGATTAATCGCCGTTCAAAGCTTCATCATACGAATATATGGGTAGCACCCACTTGCAGCGGTCAAATCTGACACCATAAGctattccaaaattttcGGTAAATCACCCTGGGGTTTGTAGGTCGTGCTATGTTCATTTATAAAGAGGAGATATCATCTGTTGAATTTATGGATGTGACAAGATTCAACAATCATGCTTCACCTGTAAGAAAGAAACTACATCGATGGCATAACGTTGACGCCCTCAGCAATAGTGTCTTCTCGTTAAGTAACTCGATGACATCATGAATGATCATTTTAACGACTCCAACGACCACATCAGCATCTTGGGCCCCCTTTCCCACCAAACCAATGCCCTCGAAGAGCTGCTCATTCTTTTGAGCTGTGACAATGATGCAAATACTGTGGCATACTCCTCATTTGGGATTTCTCCTTTTTCTCGATAGAATTTCATGGCCAATTGCCAGATATGGAGAAATAAGTGCCATTTCTAGAAAAGCTAATATCTACATGAGGGAATTATCTACTGGATACAAGGGAATGAGAATATTTTGGCACCTTGtaatatctttgaaaacttctcGCTTTCAGTTTTCAGATGAGAGTACCATTTCTGGTAAATTGtatttttgcaaaaaataTCGCTAGCGGCGCTATCACACAGACGAGACAACACTATGAGTAACATTTACTAAGCTATATTCCAATAATTGCTGCCATACTTATGAACAGACAGCTCTTTAGCATGTATGATAAAGGCCTATTTACTTACCCAATGCATCAAGATGATCAATTTTCAAGTGGTTGACACCCGCGCGGCGCTACCACACGCGGACAACATCAGTAAAAGAATAGTAATAACACTTATAAACGCCATCAATTCGACTTAATACCACTGCGTGGTGCAAGGCCCCGACGCGGAGGATGTCTCTGATACAATATATAATAAACCATCGAGAACGAAGTGACAGTACAAAAAATCACAGTTCTCTTGGGCTCCTCAACGTTCAGAAACGGGTACGGATAAGCAGCTGGCGGTTTGATCAACAGCTCCAACCAACTCTTATAGCCATAACCCAACACCAAAACCACAAGCCAAGCAACCTTGTATGAAACCCTAAACTTCTCTCCCTGCCCTGTCCAATAATGGTCGACAAGCAGCCCCACAACTGGTGCCAAATGGATCGACAAGTCAACAGACAATGGAATAGGCGAATGGCCCGGTACGGGAGGTTGTGCAGGATCGAGGTGCAGTNNNNNNNNNGGCCAGTAAACGCTAGCCACAACAGACTCCAAAACCAAAGCTATGGGCAGCGTAAGGTGTCGCGCCCACAGGCGCGACACTGCACTCTGCACAACAAAGTCAAACACATTACTGAGACTATTCACAAGGGTCACCGCTGCAGATATATTGGTGAGAAACTGACGGTGACCGGCACTGGCAAGACTTGGTGGTAACTGGATCTGCGAACACCGATACAGACCCTGACCCACGACGGCCAGCAACAGCAGGTTAACACATAAAGAAGCTTTCGAGCGCATAGCCTCTTGAAACTCCATCTCGGAATCCTCGATTGCTCGACCACTCACTCGTCTTTTATGCCGGTGTCTTGTTCATCACGTGCTGCGCTTATTAAGCTCCCGCGCCTTTTCACATTTCGCTTAAAGCATTGCGGTTTGCGATTTTGCTTGACGATCTTGTTGGGAAGATTCCTTATTggaaaagtttcttgaaatgccctttcttgaaaagttctggCTGTTTGTTGTATTATAGCTCTAAAGG
Above is a window of Torulaspora delbrueckii CBS 1146 chromosome 6, complete genome DNA encoding:
- the TDEL0F00850 gene encoding uncharacterized protein (similar to Saccharomyces cerevisiae YHR140W; ancestral locus Anc_2.97), producing MEFQEAMRSKASLCVNLLLLAVVGQGLYRCSQIQLPPSLASAGHRQFLTNISAAVTLVNSLSNVFDFVVQSAVSRLWARHLTLPIALVLESVVASVYWPXXXLHLDPAQPPVPGHSPIPLSVDLSIHLAPVVGLLVDHYWTGQGEKFRVSYKVAWLVVLVLGYGYKSWLELLIKPPAAYPYPFLNVEEPKRTVIFCTVTSFSMVYYILYQRHPPRRGLAPRSGIKSN